A genomic window from Glycine max cultivar Williams 82 chromosome 17, Glycine_max_v4.0, whole genome shotgun sequence includes:
- the LOC102663782 gene encoding THO complex subunit 4A-like, which yields MDMSLDDIIKNNKKSGSRSSRCRTQPSGSELTRRFPNLAANCAAPYATAKAPEATWQHDSYVDQHVAATGYLTQGFRAASIESGTKLYISNLDYGVSNDDIKYETWQ from the exons ATGGATATGTCGCTTGACGACATAATCAAGAACAACAAAAAATCTGGATCCAGAAGCTCCCGTTGCCGGACCCAACCCTCCGGATCTGAACTTACTCGCCGGTTCCCCAACCTTGCCGCCAACTGCGCTGCACCTTATGCCACCGCTAAG GCGCCGGAGGCGACGTGGCAGCACGATTCATATGTAGATCAGCATGTGGCTGCGACGGGGTACCTTACTCAAGGTTTTCGTGCGGCTTCCATAGAATCTGGGACCAAGCTTTACATTTCAAACTTGGATTATGGTGTTTCCAATGATGATATTAAG TATGAGACATGGCAGTGA